One stretch of Oncorhynchus keta strain PuntledgeMale-10-30-2019 chromosome 18, Oket_V2, whole genome shotgun sequence DNA includes these proteins:
- the zgc:153372 gene encoding arsenite methyltransferase: MSTQVHDNVKQYYGSRLESTCDLQTSAACSLPCRPMPKSAIEALNLVHPEVTKRFFGCGLPVPEKLHGCRILDLGSGSGRDCYALSKLVGETGHVTGIDMTEELILVSRKYIPYHQEKFGFEKPNTTFLQGYMEKLTAAGVENDSMDIIVSNCVICLCPDKKTVLCEAYKVLKEGGEMYYSDMYASNVVPDHLKEDSVLWGEGMGGSLYWRDFISLVQEVGFSTPHLISASHIEVHNCELKKKAGDISYASGTYRLFKLPKKLEMSSAIVTYKGTVPDYPCQLEFDSSHCFKKDVALQVDGEMAAILQCSRFSPDFCIQKYGHLSPFLLANNLGSSVKQCSKTGKAAGGCGET; this comes from the exons ATGTCAACACAAGTCCATGACAATGTCAAG CAATATTATGGTTCTCgcctggagtccacctgtgatttGCAGACTAGTGCTGCCTGCTCTCTGCCCTGCAGGCCAATGCCCAAGAGTGCTATAGAGGCCCTCAATCTCGTTCACCCTGAAGTAACCAAACG GTTTTTTGGCTGTGGTCTTCCTGTTCCAGAGAAACTTCATGGCTGCAGAATCTTGGACCTGGGCAGCGGTTCCGGCAGAGACTGCTATGCCCTCAGTAAACTAGTTGGCGAGACTGGCCATGTCACAGGCATTGATATGACTGAGGAACTG ATTCTAGTGTCCCGTAAATACATCCCATACCACCAGGAGAAGTTTGGCTTTGAGAAACCCAACACCACCTTCCTCCAGGGGTATATGGAGAAGCTAACGGCAGCTGGCGTTGAGAATGACTCTATGGATATCATAGT GTCAAACTGTGTCATCTGTTTATGCCCTGATAAGAAAACGGTTCTATGTGAAGCCTATAAGGTCCTCAAG GAGGGTGGTGAAATGTACTACAGTGACATGTATGCCAGCAATGTTGTTCCTGACCACTTAAAAGAGGATTCAGTTCTGTGGG GTGAGGGAATGGGCGGTTCCCTCTATTGGCGCGACTTTATCTCATTGGTCCAGGAGGTGGGCTTCAGCACGCCTCACCTCATCTCAGCCAGTCACATTGAGGTCCACAACTGCGAGCTCAAAAAGAAAGCAG GTGATATTAGCTATGCGTCTGGCACTTACCGGCTCTTCAAGTTGCCCAAAAAGCTAGAGATGTCAAGTGCAATAGTGACCTACAAGGGGACAGTGCCTGACTACCCGTGTCAGCTGGAGTTTGACTCCTCCCACTGCTTCAAG AAGGACGTGGCACTGCAGGTGGATGGGGAGATGGCTGCTATCCTTCAGTGCTCTCGCTTCTCCCCGGACTTCTGCATCCAGAAG TACGGCCACCTCAGCCCGTTTCTGCTGGCCAATAACCTGGGCTCCTCGGTGAAGCAGTGCTCCAAAACAGGCAAAGCTGCAGGAGGCTGTGGGGAGACCTAA